A region from the Bombyx mori chromosome 15, ASM3026992v2 genome encodes:
- the LOC101739413 gene encoding uncharacterized protein LOC101739413, whose translation MEMNELNSCDVQENAEMSDAQSDDVEPYILVKDESNNITIFKGNSQIFLPQLNHCTEHSDLFLLEDDTLVKPGDKFATHDDFVQYINENAKRWCFYYKCVDSRKATEQESYLYTCIYLKNKEKYVKKGIRKRTNNLKTDCPCKIKLRRLPNEDELTVVFVCNHHDHPLSEEEFFKLQHGRRLPPFVREEIMDMLALKVSHAKIRKYVHMETGFKMSHSFFYTLERNMKTRNIKRDIPLTRFNELSEKIKLVDATYDDDEDYTSKKLENSLKNRKRINFDDSPDYFLSEDDLQESFRCSGDESIWNDECEQKRSPKKQKSKRIRTQKYNMSNNDHGIVEDSITENSIDENYIAYETVVADEETNVDSKKNTKSIKESNDLVTEIIGNDDNAYVISEYVEDGESITYIYSNQTIDPENGTIGCIDSEGNVVYKNNTADGTTELIDYNSTEVIEYLEDVEGISENDPKPGTSSAQAQENGANTPNSQVLPVFDVYMKDGNVTGFVLNDDAIHKLRNDASDKAVQTEDNMSEPNLKNMPEFRKSDAITEKVGDTILRHEYIHKYNIDKYMLQPYFPKYIEMLSKELRLNVLQMFTNIYLEKAMFKMTTTQKGKEGNTKIFYLTNTPRTGRRSGDVVPNGEESGRLLVDVLLLREKVRELKRKNQELVIINKQLEELTHANQYNS comes from the exons ATGGAAATGAATGAACTTAATAGTTGTGATGTGCAGGAGAACGCGGAAATGAG tGATGCTCAATCAGACGATGTCGAACCGTATATATTAGTCAAAGATGAATCAAACAATATTACAATCtttaaag GAAATTCACAAATCTTTCTTCCTCAATTAAACCACTGCACAGAACACTCTGATCTCTTTTTATTAGAAGACGATACCCTCGTTAAACCTGGAGATAAATTTGCCACACATGATGATTTTGTGCAGTACATTAATGAAAATGCTAAAAGATGGTGTTTCTATTACAAATGTGTTGACTCGAGGAAGGCTACAGAACAAGaatcatatttatatacatgcatttacctaaaaaataaagaaaaatatgttaaaaaggGTATCAGAAAAAG GACCAATAATTTAAAGACTGACTGTCCGTGCAAGATAAAACTGAGAAGATTACCTAATGAGGACGAATTGACGGTGGTGTTTGTTTGCAATCATCATGACCATCCTCTTTCTGAAGAGGAGTTCTTTAAATTGCAACACGGCAGACGTTTGCCGCCATTCGTAAGAGAAGAG ATAATGGACATGTTAGCTTTAAAAGTGAGTCATGCAAAAATCAGGAAATATGTTCACATGGAGACTGGGTTTAAAATGAGTCATTCATTTTTCTACACATTGGAAAGGAACATGAAAACAAGAAATATTAAAAGAGACATACCACTCACGAGGTTCAATGAATTGtctgaaaaaattaaat TGGTTGATGCAacatatgatgatgatgaagactaTACCAGCAAAAAACTAGAAAATA GCTTAAAGAATCGTAAAAGAATAAATTTTGATGATAGTCCTGACTATTTTCTAAGTGAAGATGATCTTCAGGAATCGTTTAGATGCAGTGGCGACGAAAGCATTTGGAATGATGAATGTGAACAAaaaag atctccaaaaaaacaaaaaagtaaaagaaTTCGAACCCAGAAGTACAACATGAGTAATAATGATCACGGAATAGTTGAAGACTCTATAACAGAAAACAGTATAGACGAGAACTATATTGCTTATGAAACTGTTGTCGCAGACGAGGAAACCAATGttgacagtaaaaaaaacaccaaaagcATCAAAGAATCAAATGATTTAGTTACAGAAATAATAGGCAATGATGACAACGCTTATGTGATCAGTGAATATGTCGAAGATGGAGAATCTATAACTTACATCTATAGCAACCAAACGATTGATCCTGAAAATGGTACGATCGGCTGTATAGACAGCGAGGGTAATGttgtatacaaaaataatactgCTGACGGTACCACAGAATTGATCGATTACAATAGTACAGAAGTTATAGAATATTTAGAAGATGTAGAAGGTATTAGTGAAAACGACCCCAAACCTGGAACATCCAGTGCTCAAGCACAGGAAAATGGAGCGAACACGCCGAATTCGCAGGTCCTGCCTGTATTCGACGTGTATATGAAAGACGGTAACGTTACCGGTTTCGTTTTAAATGATGACGCCATACACAAATTGAGAAATGACGCCAGTGATAAGGCTGTACAAACAGAAGACAATATGAG TgaacctaatttaaaaaatatgccaGAGTTTCGCAAATCGGACGCGATCACAGAAAAAGTAGGCGACACAATACTGAGGCACGAGTACATACACAAATACAACATCGATAAATACATGTTGCAGCCCTATTTCCCGAAATATATCGAGATGCTCTCGAAGGAACTCCGATTGAACGTTTTgcaaatgttcacgaacatTTACTTGGAGAAGGCAATGTTCAAAATGACGACTACACAGAAAGGGAAAGAGGGGAATacgaagatattttatttaacgaaTACACCTCGTACTGGAAGGAGGTCAGGCGATGTGGTCCCCAACGGAGAAGAGTCTGGGCGACTTTTAGTCGACGTCCTGTTGCTCAGAGAGAAAGTAAGGGAGTTGAAGAGGAAAAATCAAGAGCTGGTAATCATCAACAAACAGTTGGAAGAGTTGACGCACGCAAATCAATATAACAGTTGA